The DNA window ACAGAACCCACTTCTATATTCCAGTATATTTACTGTTTACAGAAAACAACTATTTACAAAAAGACTTAGTGTGCTGTATGCAAATATTTCTCAGTATGCAAGGTCTGGCTTAACACTGCCTTCTTCATTTCAAACATCCAACCTTGCAACTTAAGAATATCCATCATGGATTGAAATCCTTGGAAAAttaaggaggggagggagaaaactgTATGAAAATGCTCTGTTCCTGTACCTGCTTCgccttctttctctgcttcttgatCTCTTGTGGTCTCGTGAACGGCTGCACCTTCTGTCAGACGTTCTGCTCGAATGCCTGCTCCGGGAGCGGCTCCTCTTACGCCTCTCTCTATCACGGgccctctctttttctttttcttcctcttcacgccttctcttcctttcccgCTCTTCTCTCTCTCgttccctctctttctctctctcttctcgttcttgtttctctttctttaaccTGTCATCACGGTCAggctcttctgttctttttcttaacttttCCTTCAAGATAAgtccacaggaaaaaataagaacttgtAAGGAAAACCATTTAACATAACTTAATTTATACAATCCCAGGATGCAGAAGCTTAAACTTCCATCTTGACAAAGGGCAGCCTACACAGAAGCACTTTCTACAACCCCTGAAACTGGCATCCTCTCTCATGGAGAAGATTTTTTCCCTTGTAACTCTCACAACAACACAGGCCACATTACAGTATGTAACAACCACAAAATTCCTACCCGAATTTACTTCTTCACTTATACATGGAACAATCACATAGCAGGAAGAACATGAGTGCACGCACAACGCCAAATGCCGAGAGCAGGATTCTATTTAATCTTTACATACATCATTTCTAGAGTCTTTACACACTTAAGAAAGTCCATGGGTCAGCCCTCTGCTTACCATAGGAAGCCTCCAAGCAATTTTTACATTCAATAAAACTACTAACTAAAGATGTGCTTACTTTTAAATCTTCTACAGTAGCTTTTATTTTGGCATAACCcatgtgctgctttcccatcAAATGGTCGTCTACCCTGGACTGTGCATCTCCTACAATTAAGAAGGCTCCACAAACTTCACAAActtccatttgcttttcctgtgctGCAAAGCTCTCAATCGTCTGCAAAAGAACATattagatgaaaagaaaaacaaatgttagaCAGGTGACAGCAAAGACATGCAGAATTTTACCATTAATGTTGTTAAGTCCGATACCGCTGGCAAAAGCTCCAAGTCCTAACAGTACGGCCTGCTTCGGAAGCACTGTACCCACCAGGATGAGCAGGGCAACCATAAGCCATGTATTGCCACTCCCATCCTActgggagagagaaagcaaatggcTCTATGGTGTTCAGTTGTTTACCAGGCTAAAGACCAGGAAACAACACCACAAAGTCTAACTAAGACCTGAACTAGTATAAGCTGCACACACACCTGTATGACTGAGGTGTAAATAATTTCCTAATTTGTAAGCATTAAACCCACCCTCAAGACAGTACACTACATCAGCACACAGTAACACGTCTAAATGTCGTGTTATTGTCCAATTCTGCATGCTTGTTTTACACCACCACTGACAAGGGAATTAGGAATGTAATGTTACACCAAATTTGGAATCACAACTGACAGAACTACCAACGTGTTACTTACTGAAGTTGTAGATCTCAGCaactctctctcttcttttaattGTTCAACAAGTTTCATCATTCCTTGTGCCTCTTCCACCTTCCCTTCTGAGCCCAGTTCTTCAATCTGAAggacaacaaaaaacaagctaAAACCTTTAAGCAAGTGACAAAATTGAGAGATCTCTGTTACGGAGTGTAAAACTCACCTGTTGTAGTAGTACATCAATTTTGTCAGTTAATACTTGAATCTTCTCTTCGTTTTTACCAGTAGGTCCCGCTGCCTGCCAAAGGGTACAAATGCattgtttatttaattaaaacaaataacagGAAATTCTGAAATATACCAACTGTGTCTTCTCATATTCCAGAGGCACTTCGGGAATGGTCTCATCCTACCTCTATAGCCATGAGTAGACTAGTCTAACATGAAACACTTCTGGACACAGCGCCATCCATGCTGAGTGAAGCAAATTCTATTCAATTCCCCCCCAAATCAATACAAATTTGAAGCCGTGGCCCATAAAAACAGAAGTCTAAACTCAAATGCATAACTGGGACAGAAGGTAAACTGAGGTTTAACAGGGTGAAGGTAACACCTGACAGGATTAATGGTCCCAGAGAGAGGACTGTGTACTGATTCTGAGAGAACAGCAgtgggaaaagcagagagggattCCCGCTGACTGACTGCAGCCACTTGGCTTGTCCAATGCCACTAGACACAGCCTGGCAGCTACCATGGGAACTGACTTATCTAGTCAGCATCTCTTTGGAAGCAATACATTTCACCAGGGGAGACAAAGTAAACAGGTAACGTTTTCATCTTCTCGACGAAATCATTTGCCTCAATGATTCTTCCAGACTCACCCCGGAAGACTGCTGATTCTGTGACAGTGCCAAACGAGCATGACCTCTTCTAATCCTGCGTTCTACTTCTGCCAGCAAGCTTTGTAAATAGCGCAAGAAGTCTCTTTCATAGCCCACTTTCATAAAACGAGAGCTCTTCTCATACCTGTAtggtaaaacattttttacatgAAAGCTCACATCACTTCCTAATatacaaaaaacaacaatctACCGCTGTATTTTAAACTCTTGCTGAAGGTAACAGAGTACTGTGCAATTTAAATAAGCAAATGTTTACACAGATCAATAAGCAGTCAGTTTCTCATGGATAGCCTGTTTATAGGACAGCTCAAGCACACTGGAAACACTGTGCATTAACACAGTGACTGACATACTTACTGTTTACGTAGATTTTCATCATGAATTTTTTCACAAGGACCTAAAAAGACCACATATAAATTTTAAGCTTGCATTCTTGAATGCTGTAGTCACACTATCAGCATTTGTTTGCACATCTATACAGAACACCTTCCTGCTTCTTTTGCTTGGAgttcaaaagaaacatttcaggtAGAACGCCAATATGGCTCCATAGTcagaaaaccaaaggaaatTCTGAATGATGTGTAAAGTTTTTGTATAGAAGATAATTTCCAGATTGTCCTACATTGGTAAAACTACACAAAATAGTAAGTAGTGTAGCcttaaaaagattaaaaaaaaaaaaaggtaaaacgACGTATTAGATTAAAGCTCCTTCCTAAATTTTCAGGCATTGTTCTTTAACATAAAGActaattaaaacatttatcGTTAGAGCAGAATTAGGAGATCTGTGAGCACGAAGCACAGCCACAGGGAAATCCTCCACCTTCCCCAGTGGGTTTCTCTTCGGTTAAGTAAGCTTGAAAACGCACAGTGCCATTATGCTCAAACACTGCCcagacagcagaaatgaaaggaggAGACAACACTTCTGAAGGAATGGAACAACTCCACATCCAATTATTCAattcaaaacataaaatcaaaattattaaATTCCCCACTTAGAAGTAGGATTTGGAATAAACATTATTAACAAATGGTGTCACTGACAATTCTAAGAATGGTCATTTCCAAAGCACTTTGATGttaaaaacatttacaaacGGCAGTTAGTCCAAACAGTAACACCACGACGTGTGCTTACCTAAATCAGAGCGGGTATTTGTGAATAACTCAGCTGGGCAAAAGCCACAAAGGTAGTATTTACAAACCTGTCAggtgagagaaaaacaagcagcatttctttttcctcatgaaTTGATGACACTAGGTAATTATTTCTACTTCTAAATTGCAAAGTAAAAACCCCCCTTTGTACAGTCTGCAATGTTTCTCCAAGTTTTACCCACATCCACCCCTACCTCTGCTTTACTTGGTGGCAGCAAACACTACAGCACGGCTTAATGACAAAACGCCCCCAAAATGTCTACTTTCCATTGTGCTGGCAGTACTTCTCAATGTTAATACTGCAAATAAACGCTCAGCTATCACACTGTGCTTCCACACAACCCGCTCCTATCCTGCACTTCATTGCATCTTCCTCAGATTTTTGTATCTGCTCATGCATAGCCTACAGACAATGAAGGAAACGGAGATGAGCTCCTTCTGGTAACCTTCCCTAACTGGAAATGTGACACAGACTCTGAGTTTTGGTATGAGAGCACAACACACCGACAGCACAAAGGTCACCTGCTGACAGCTGTGTAGTTCGACCAGGGACACATGCATTCAGCTTGAGAACAGAATGGCACTCAAGCAGAGGAATGCATGCTGCTCTCTGGATCTTACCTGCATTTGTTGACCTTCAAAACATGCCAGCATTACAAATTCAATCTCTATGGGACGCAAGGAATTAAAGTGAAATTTATCTTAACATTTCAACACCAGCAAATGTCTGCTACAAACCTGTCAACTGACTACAGCACCCAGGAAAACACTGCTTAAGTGATGGTTCTATGAACCTCATCAGTAAGGGCAGGAGTGTGCAAACAGCAGTGGCTCCTAAAGGGACGGAGGCTGCACCCTGCAGAGGGGACAGCACCCAGCCCAGGCTGTCCAAGCACTGAAGAAGGGATGCAGCCCTGTATCTGGAGAGCACATGCAAACAGCTGAACAGCATCTTAAAGAGGTTCCTACCCTTACAAGTCAACCTCTTCAGCCTAAAGTTGAaagaatacatttcttttttacagaCAAAGTCATCTTAATCTGATTAAAGAGGATACAAAGTGCTCCACACCCTCAGAAATGAACCAAAACATCCCCTTCACTACTCTAGCCAGGCCCACGTGGCTCAGGCCATCCGCTCTGTATCTCCAGGGCTGAAAATCCCCTTTTTATTTTGGGTCCAGaaccaaaagaaaatatataactGAATACTCAAATGAACAACGATGTTTGGTTAAGAAGTGCAGAAGGACATACAAAAATGTCATGAATACTTCCTGAACTAACAACTCCCTTCTTGACACGCACCACTTATCTATGCAGCGAtatttttccaaacagaaattaaaaaccaaTAAGCTGCTGGGATCTTCCAGCCtaaagcacacagcaaaggcCCTTATCTCACGGACTGGGAGGAACACGCACACCCACCGTCCCTACAGCAACACAAGTCTGGTTGGAAAACAGCACATTCCAACCTCTGCCACACAGATACAGCTGAGGACAGCAGCGAAGCACTTCTCCTCCCAACTTAAACCCGTATGGAGAAAACGCTGAGTTGGGAGGAGCCCCACAGAGCACAACTGTTTGTGTTCTGCAGTTTGACCCACAGTGACACCGAACGCATCCCAGGAATCAGTCCCAACTGTGCCACTTCTTTTAGAACACgcatggcagcacagagctgcgcTGTGAATGAGAAGTAAAGCTGTATTTCGACAGTTCTCATCTCTGCCAGAGAAATACCTACAGGAACTCTGTCGTCACTGCCAGGCTTTGGTTTTAGTTATTCTTTATGGAAATCACTCGGAAACACCACTAGGATGAACGGTAGTAAGAGTCATCACACACTACCGATCAGCTCTACCGGGGAAAACATTCCCCAGAGCGCAGAATAAGCCTTATTCGCCTCGTTTATTGCAGAAAAGGAGAGGTACGGCCGCGTTCAGCCCCAGACGTCCCGCGGTGCCAACAAAGGGAGCCCCGCTCCCACGGCCGCTCCCGGGACCCGGCGCAGCCCCCGAGCCGCGCAGCAGGCGGGGAGCGCTCCTCTGCCGGACCGTGGCTGCGCCGCCGCCCGCAGCGCCCTCCCGCCCCACAGGGCCCCAACTGCCGCCCCACTTCCGCTTAACGGCGCTGCGCCCGCCCGAGCCGCGGCCTCCGCGCTCCCCGCTCCCGACCCGGGACGCCGGTTCCGACTCTCGGCCCCTCAGCGCGGGGCACTCACGCCGCGCAGCCGCTCCTCCCGCACGGAGAGGGGACGCCCCGCCCGACGCCCctcggccgccgccgccgccgcgccgctccgACCAGGCCCGgccctggggggaggggaaggaggaggggagaggcgGCCCCGCCGCACTCACGCTCTCGTGGTCCCACCGCACGTTGCTGCGCTTCTCGTCCGGCGCCAGGTTCCTGTCCCGGCCCATGAGCTCATCGAGGAGCTGCGCGGCCGAAATCATCGCGTCCCGCAGTTCGAGGCCCCGCGCCCCGACCGACCGCGCCGCGCCGAACTGACACAGACAAAATGGCGGCGGCGCTGCTCGCCCGGCCCACAATGCACCGCGCCGGGACacggcgggcggggcggggcggggcgggcggctgcTGAGGCGGCGGGCGGAGAGATGCGGTCCGTCGGCCGGGCGGCTCCGCACCTCAGCGCTCCTCCTCGCGAGGCGcgggttttggtttttgttttgatgtctCTTCAGCTCCGCGCTCCGCCCTCGGGCTGCCCCGCCCGGCCCTGTGGGTCACGGAGGGGTCTCATCTGCGGGTGTGACTCTGTGCCACACTTCTCCGTTTCACCGTTCTCAGCCGTCCCCGCTCCTCACGGGCTCCGTTCCCGCCCCGTTACGGCTCCGTTCCCGCCCCGCGCTGCTGCCGGGCGGTGCGGCGCAGTTCGGGCGATTCGCGCCCTTTCAACCGCGGATTCTCACAGCCCTTTTCTGCCCCGGAATTCAGCTCCGGGCAACCCGAGGAGCGCCAGAAAACGCCTTTTCAAAGCCAGCCGTGTCAGCGGCAGCCAACCGGCGCGGCGTGCGGCAGGCCGGCCGGGGGTCGGCTGGGGTGACGGGAAAAGGGCCCGGAGGGCGCTCCGAGCGGGGGGGGACGCGGGCGGTGGTGCGGCCGGGGAGCAGCCCGAGCCCGAGCCGCGGCCGCAGGCAGAGCCGGCCCGGCTGCACGCGGCGCTGCCGGTAGGAACCAAAGCTCCCGCCCGGCGTTGCCACACGGAATTGAGTCCCCCTTCGCGGCCCGGCGGcgctcccggcccggccgcggGGATGGAGGcgaaggagctgcaggagcggctgcgggaggcggcggcgctgGGGGACGCCGAGGAGGTGCGGCGGCTGCTGGCGCTCGGCGTCAGCCCCAACGCGCAGAACGAAGTCAACGGGTGGTGAgagccgcggggcggggggggcgccGGGAGCCGCGGGAGCGGCGTTCTGCGGGCGGCGGCGCCGAGCGGCGCTTtcccggcccggcccggagcTCCGCACGGGGGGAGGGCGGTGGGAGCGCTCCCACCCCTCACTGCTCGTCCGGGAGTTTCCCCGATAGGTTCCCCCGTTCCGATGGGACGGGATAAGGGGAGCGGCGGAGCGCACGGCGATGCGCCCGGCAGCGCTGCCCGTAACGCCGTTCCGAAGCGGCCCTCGGGGGACGTTCTGTGGGTGAGCGGCTGCACGCGGCGGGTCGGCTGTGAGCGCCGCTGAGGCCGAACTGAGCGCTGCCTGCGCTGCAGAGCGGAGCTGCTGTGCCCTCAGCGCAGGGCGATGTGTGCGGACGGGGTGGCGCGTGCTGGAAGAGCTCAGCTCAGCGAACTGACTGTTAATTAAGGACCCAAAAAGCGTTCGTTAATGACTAAAAATAGCGTCCTAGGGGAGCGCGTTCTTAGCTCACACACAGCAGTATGCAACTTGCTCTTTCAAAGATTAAAAAGCGCACACATAAGTCATCTTATGTCTATTTTACCCCATAATATGCCAATAAATGAACATCTGAAACGGACTCTACCAACGCTGCTGTGGTATCGTGCCATTAAGATCGCAAGGGAGGGGAGAGCTGCATCAGCAGGTGTCACTGCGGGCTCCGGAAGCAGCACATGTCTGCAAGGGGCATTGCTGCTAAAAACTTCTGTGTTAGACGTGCATTCGGTCCTGTTCTTAGATTCAGTGAGAATGAGTGGGGGTTTGCAGTAATTGAGCCAAGCCGTGTTCCCACGTTCGGTGCGCAGGACGTGCCTGCACTGGGCCTGCAAGCGGAACCACGCGGCTGTGGTGGCCCAGCTGCTGCTCGGCGGCGCGGATAAGGAGATCCTCAGCAGGAAGGGGGAGCGGCCGGCCCAGCTGACGTCCCGCAGGGAGATCCGCAGGATGCTGGGAGGTACACGTGCTGCTGCGCACAGGGAGGCGGGCGGGGGGACTCATGTCCAGCCGtgctctgcatgctgtgctgctgtgttacGCGCTTGCAGTAGCGGGACTtggtgtctgtgctgctgcttggtgaGAAATCAAAGTCTGTGCTGTCTGCTTAGTGAGAAAGGGGAGTCCAGAAGAGATTACCAACAGTTTCCATAGCCAGCTCACCACGTTGTTGGGTTTTTCCTCAAAAATGGGAAAAGCTGTGTTCTGAAAATGCTGTGATTCAaccagtcacacacacacatccccaTTTCCCAAAGGTGAACAGGGGAAGATTCGTATGAAACGTTTTGGTGCCTCAGCAGCAACCAATTTTCCTGTTGTTCTCTGCAGTTCAGACACTGCCTTCAGTAATTTTCAAATCGGCGTCCAGAGGAGCAGCTCATTGAGCGCATTGCTGGAGCTCTTCTGTTGTGGTTCATAATGGCTGGAGTGGGGCAGGCTTTGCTGCGACAGGCCATGAAGTGATTTGAACTCCGGTTGATTAACAgactctctccttccctttgtatttcttgttttcacGATTGTCTCCTGGCTGCTGAGCTGGTTGTGTTTTGGTTCAGCACTGGGTGTGCTTTTCCCTTTATCCCCTGCCGTAACATCAAGCAGGATATTGCCCTTTGTGTTCCATTGCCTTTTGCATTGTGATGGCATTGTGTCACCAGACACCGTGCCACGATGTTCCAACTGCGGGTTagaaaaggaatataaaaataaagtgaaaggGAAGGCAGGACGGCAGTACTCAGAAGGGAGCAGCGCTCCCAGCACTGATTGGGTCAGATCCTGCTTTTGTGTCCACAGCATGACAACACCTGGGAACAATTCCTTTACTGTAGAGAGACGGTGCGGAGCTCCTTAATTCATCTCCCTTCCTGTGGTGCTTTTacccctcctttcccccccacaAGCACCATGCACacaaaaaatgcagaatgaaatCCCACGCTGCAATAGGggtacttctgcttttctccgCCAAGCCTTGGATAAcgttctgttctttgttttacagTGGAAGAGGACGAACTCCCAGACGTAACAAGCAGTTCGGAGCTGCCCATCATCCCTAACTACCTGGCTAACCCACCTTTCCCGTACGTTTATAACTCCATGAGCAGCAGCCTCCCAGAGCCCCCAGTCAATGGCAGCGCGTCCCACGGGGAACGGCAGAGCTcggcctcctccctgctgcccgctgcagagctgtgtgtgcggGCATCGGCGCGCTGTGAGGACGCGGCTCCCACCGCGGGTGATGGAGCGCTGCCGGCTGTGCCCGGCGGCTGTGCCGGGCTGCGGTGCTCCGGGGCCGCGGCTCAGAGCGCGCTGTTCCAGGCGTCGTGGGGCAGAGCTCCTCCTTCCCCCGCCGGACCACAGCAGCCCGGAGCTCCGCTGGGGAGCGGCTCCTGCACGGGGCCCGTGCCGACCTTCCAGCCCGTGTTCTTCACAGGAGCTTTTCCGCTTAATATGCAAGGTAATGGTAAAAGTGTTTCTCCTCGCCTTTCCTTGGGTTTTGTCACCTTGGACGGTGAAGTGGAGGAGTTGGTGTCGCATTTATTCACGGCGCTCCCAGAGCTGTCCGGGTTCTTTTGCGTCAGGCATTGGGGCGTTGTTTGAAGGCGATAAAAAAGGCAGACGTGCTGTTCTTGCTGGAACCGCTATTAAAATATTGATGAAAACATTCACAGTTTGTCTCAAACGCTATAAGAGCACAGAGAGAGCGGGGTAACCCTGTTCTGTAAGCGGCATGTCCTTCAGATCAAGGGCCCCAGAGAGAAGCCCGGCTGGCTCagtctgcaggagcagctgggagctgaggtgGGCGGCCCTTCTATGGGCAAATACCGCCCACCCGAGCAGGGGCACGGGCCGGCTGCCCAGCTGTTGGTGTGGGGGGATTCTCGTGTTGTTACAGATAAGACTGGCTGATAGAATGTAAAAATACTTAGTGTGGTGTTTTCCGATTGTTTTACACATCTGCCTATGAATGTACCCTTTTATTTTGAATAGAACTGGTCCTTAAAGTTAGAATACAAAACCCTAGTCTTAAAGAAAATGACTTCATTGAAATTGAGCTGGACAGACAAGAGCTGACCTATAAGGAACTGCTCCGAGTGAGTTGCCGTGAGCTGGGTGTTAACCCTGAACACGTACAGAAGATCAGAAAATTACCAAACACAATTCTAAGAAAGGTAAGAACTCTTCATTCTGAATGCagtaacatattaaaaaaacccaaactgtTGAGGTTCCCATTAAAAAGTCCTCGTTCATTTACTACCTGCACTGTGTCTGTGTCCCAGAAAGATGACAGTGTTTGTTCTGGGCAGTGCCCGCTGTCCGGGAGGGAAAGGTGAGGAGGATGAGCTCCACCGTTGGTTGGCGCTGTGATGCTGGGCTGTCCGTGGGCcatgtgctcacacagcaccgTGGTGGTGGTGCAGTGTTCCAGGTTCTGTCAGACTTCTGTTCTGACCACAGTCCCAGGGGTGTCACTGCAGCGCGCGCAGAAGGCGCACTGAGCGGTGGCCGATGGTCACTGTTGCTGTTGATACGCTCAGCACTCGTTGTGCCGTCAGTGCCCCGCAGCACTCTGCTGAGTTGGTGCCGTTCTGCATGCACTGTGCAGTGTTGAGAGTCTGAGCATGGCCCTGGGCACAGGGCTGTCTTTTCACTTTGGTGACACAGCCCATGCAGAGGGGACCTGCTGCACGGCTCTGCTGAGAACCATTGGCCCAACTTTTGGCTCTCGCGTGCCGGCAGAGCTCTGTGGGCATCAGCGGTGGGGCTCCTCTGATGGGCACTGCATTGCAGAGGTCAGCATACTGCATCTTCACTGACCGAGTACAAAGTGATTTACTCTTTGTTAGTTGAGAAGTGGgcaaaaaaaagacaaagcagttCTGCCACTTACTGACTTAGGCTGCTGCCATAGGGATTCTGTCTGGTCCGTACTTCAGACCGCCCTGGTAGGACGGCAGGACACTGCCTGGTCTTCGGCTCCCTCAGAGCTGCctgggctgagcagcactgtaCAGCCTGAGCTGTGGGACGGTGCCGTCCCtcagccccacgcagcccccaggcagctcccagcagtgcagcGACCCGTAATGACCAAC is part of the Gallus gallus isolate bGalGal1 chromosome 18, bGalGal1.mat.broiler.GRCg7b, whole genome shotgun sequence genome and encodes:
- the ANKRD40 gene encoding ankyrin repeat domain-containing protein 40, whose amino-acid sequence is MEAKELQERLREAAALGDAEEVRRLLALGVSPNAQNEVNGWTCLHWACKRNHAAVVAQLLLGGADKEILSRKGERPAQLTSRREIRRMLGVEEDELPDVTSSSELPIIPNYLANPPFPYVYNSMSSSLPEPPVNGSASHGERQSSASSLLPAAELCVRASARCEDAAPTAGDGALPAVPGGCAGLRCSGAAAQSALFQASWGRAPPSPAGPQQPGAPLGSGSCTGPVPTFQPVFFTGAFPLNMQELVLKVRIQNPSLKENDFIEIELDRQELTYKELLRVSCRELGVNPEHVQKIRKLPNTILRKDKDVARLQDFQELELVLTVSDKHFPFRAPALSEQSGYNKKASELTY
- the ANKRD40 gene encoding ankyrin repeat domain-containing protein 40 isoform X3 — its product is MEAKELQERLREAAALGDAEEVRRLLALGVSPNAQNEVNGWTCLHWACKRNHAAVVAQLLLGGADKEILSRKGERPAQLTSRREIRRMLGVEEDELPDVTSSSELPIIPNYLANPPFPYVYNSMSSSLPEPPVNGSASHGERQSSASSLLPAAELCVRASARCEDAAPTAGDGALPAVPGGCAGLRCSGAAAQSALFQASWGRAPPSPAGPQQPGAPLGSGSCTGPVPTFQPVFFTGAFPLNMQELVLKVRIQNPSLKENDFIEIELDRQELTYKELLRVSCRELGVNPEHVQKIRKLPNTILRKR
- the ANKRD40 gene encoding ankyrin repeat domain-containing protein 40 isoform X1 — protein: MEAKELQERLREAAALGDAEEVRRLLALGVSPNAQNEVNGWTCLHWACKRNHAAVVAQLLLGGADKEILSRKGERPAQLTSRREIRRMLGVEEDELPDVTSSSELPIIPNYLANPPFPYVYNSMSSSLPEPPVNGSASHGERQSSASSLLPAAELCVRASARCEDAAPTAGDGALPAVPGGCAGLRCSGAAAQSALFQASWGRAPPSPAGPQQPGAPLGSGSCTGPVPTFQPVFFTGAFPLNMQELVLKVRIQNPSLKENDFIEIELDRQELTYKELLRVSCRELGVNPEHVQKIRKLPNTILRKGFCLVRTSDRPGRTAGHCLVFGSLRAAWAEQHCTA
- the ANKRD40 gene encoding ankyrin repeat domain-containing protein 40 isoform X2, with the protein product MEAKELQERLREAAALGDAEEVRRLLALGVSPNAQNEVNGWTCLHWACKRNHAAVVAQLLLGGADKEILSRKGERPAQLTSRREIRRMLGVEEDELPDVTSSSELPIIPNYLANPPFPYVYNSMSSSLPEPPVNGSASHGERQSSASSLLPAAELCVRASARCEDAAPTAGDGALPAVPGGCAGLRCSGAAAQSALFQASWGRAPPSPAGPQQPGAPLGSGSCTGPVPTFQPVFFTGAFPLNMQELVLKVRIQNPSLKENDFIEIELDRQELTYKELLRVSCRELGVNPEHVQKIRKLPNTILRKASSGNFKLAHVSRGQWKARPGLSSH